In one Trichlorobacter lovleyi SZ genomic region, the following are encoded:
- a CDS encoding efflux RND transporter periplasmic adaptor subunit, producing MELSRLIRFNHLNHLRLFLSAATIASLFLPVAGCSKKEPSTGQVPVTEVVAVTVQPQTVPAVFPFVAQIQSSHQVDVMARVNGFLEKISYQEGEPVKQGQVLFLLDKKPFVAAVNAARAAVDIRKSQLFTAKASLDRIKPLADQNAASKSDLDNAIGNFKTAEAGLQQDQANLDKALLDLSYTTITSPVSGVASQALIREGGYIAAGSSSAKLTYVAKLDPAWVDFSVSQNEQAKMRQAVDNGEIVGPKENRFTVELELSDGRRYPLAGVVNFADPSFNKDTGTYLVRAEISNPKGVLRPGMFVKAYLKGATRPNALTVPQRAVQQTSNGHVVFVANDKGLAEVRPVVVGEWVEQDWIINKGLKAGDRVIVDGFMKLAPGAPVKLVTPEELKKSAQSAAVK from the coding sequence ATGGAATTGTCCCGCCTGATCCGCTTCAACCACCTGAATCATCTGCGTTTGTTTCTCTCTGCTGCCACGATTGCCAGCCTGTTTCTTCCGGTAGCAGGCTGCAGTAAAAAAGAACCGTCCACAGGCCAGGTGCCGGTGACCGAGGTGGTTGCCGTGACGGTTCAGCCCCAAACCGTACCGGCTGTGTTTCCCTTTGTGGCCCAGATACAAAGCTCCCACCAGGTGGATGTGATGGCCAGGGTAAACGGCTTTCTTGAGAAGATCAGTTACCAGGAAGGGGAGCCGGTCAAGCAGGGACAGGTGTTGTTTCTGCTTGATAAGAAGCCGTTTGTGGCAGCGGTAAATGCAGCCAGGGCCGCGGTTGATATCAGGAAGTCCCAGCTGTTTACTGCCAAGGCCAGTCTTGACCGGATCAAGCCGCTGGCTGATCAGAATGCTGCCAGCAAGAGCGATCTGGATAATGCCATCGGCAACTTCAAGACCGCCGAGGCCGGTTTGCAACAGGATCAGGCAAACCTGGACAAGGCGTTGCTGGATTTAAGTTATACTACCATCACGTCACCGGTCAGCGGTGTGGCCAGCCAGGCCCTGATTCGTGAAGGGGGCTATATCGCTGCCGGCAGCAGTTCCGCCAAGCTGACCTATGTCGCCAAACTGGACCCGGCCTGGGTTGATTTCAGTGTGTCCCAGAACGAGCAGGCCAAGATGCGTCAGGCCGTGGACAATGGAGAAATCGTCGGGCCAAAGGAGAACCGTTTTACCGTTGAACTTGAACTGTCCGATGGCAGGCGCTACCCCTTGGCGGGAGTGGTGAATTTTGCTGATCCTTCGTTTAATAAAGATACCGGTACCTATCTGGTGCGGGCTGAAATTTCCAACCCGAAAGGGGTGCTGCGTCCCGGCATGTTTGTCAAGGCCTACCTGAAAGGGGCAACCCGTCCCAATGCACTGACGGTTCCCCAACGGGCCGTGCAGCAGACCAGCAACGGCCATGTGGTCTTTGTAGCCAATGACAAGGGGCTGGCAGAGGTCCGCCCGGTGGTGGTGGGGGAATGGGTTGAGCAGGACTGGATTATCAACAAGGGGCTCAAGGCCGGTGACAGGGTGATTGTGGATGGCTTTATGAAGCTGGCCCCCGGTGCCCCGGTCAAGCTGGTTACACCTGAAGAGTTGAAGAAGTCAGCTCAGTCGGCAGCAGTCAAGTAA
- a CDS encoding DUF294 nucleotidyltransferase-like domain-containing protein: MADSLINQDTFYFIEVDLLCTRMPITCPPQTGLIEMAGLMQQHNISGIVVVEDEKPVGIVSLRDLRNCVATDYHALATRTVQDLMQTDLITIRRHDYLFKAIFKMARFNIHRLVVVNDDGSLAGVITNSDLLRIQSRCPLYLSQEIEAAENFEQLQMISTRIIELLQFVVKAGADTQSLISLISHFNDLMTLQVIALLERLEAVRLPRSAAFLVMGSEGREEQTLRTDQDNAIVYSDSVSTDELKQIKQFASRVVDRLEFIGVPRCPGGIMASNRQWCHSISTWQRITARWINTPTLKNMVKFGMFQDLRVIHGNLSLGKKLREHIITTSHHHSLFFSYMAHNIVQFSPPLGLFGRIKLEHKGEHKGSLDLKKAGIFALTQGVSLLTLLHRSMGGTTWDKLGWLRQDSQISKDDLNSIEEAFSLLVRLRLMVQLDAVAAGKTPDNFCDPSLLSNREQEQLRTALKAVNLMLQILKDTFQLDLLRI; this comes from the coding sequence ATGGCAGACAGCTTGATCAACCAGGATACGTTCTACTTTATAGAGGTGGATCTGCTGTGTACCCGTATGCCGATCACCTGCCCGCCACAGACCGGCTTGATAGAAATGGCCGGCCTGATGCAGCAGCACAACATATCGGGAATCGTGGTGGTTGAAGACGAAAAACCGGTGGGAATTGTTTCACTGCGGGATCTGCGTAATTGTGTTGCCACAGACTATCACGCACTGGCAACACGTACCGTACAGGATCTGATGCAAACAGACCTGATTACCATCAGGCGGCATGATTACCTCTTCAAGGCAATCTTTAAAATGGCCCGTTTCAATATCCACCGTCTGGTGGTTGTAAACGATGATGGCAGCCTGGCAGGCGTTATCACCAACAGTGATCTGCTGAGGATTCAAAGCCGCTGCCCCCTGTACCTTTCGCAGGAGATTGAAGCGGCTGAAAACTTTGAACAGCTGCAGATGATCAGTACACGGATCATTGAACTGCTGCAGTTTGTGGTCAAGGCCGGTGCCGACACCCAGAGCCTGATTTCGCTGATATCACATTTTAATGATCTGATGACACTGCAGGTAATCGCATTACTGGAACGGCTTGAGGCTGTCAGGTTGCCGCGCTCAGCAGCTTTTCTGGTAATGGGCAGCGAGGGACGTGAAGAGCAGACCCTGCGGACTGACCAGGATAACGCCATTGTCTACAGTGATTCTGTATCGACTGATGAGCTGAAGCAGATCAAACAGTTTGCCAGCCGGGTGGTTGACCGCCTGGAGTTTATCGGCGTGCCCCGCTGCCCCGGAGGGATTATGGCCAGTAATCGCCAGTGGTGCCACAGCATCTCCACCTGGCAGCGCATCACAGCCCGCTGGATCAACACCCCAACGCTTAAAAACATGGTCAAATTCGGCATGTTTCAGGATCTTCGGGTCATCCACGGCAATCTGTCACTGGGGAAAAAACTGCGGGAACATATTATCACCACCAGTCATCATCATTCCCTGTTCTTCTCCTACATGGCTCACAACATCGTACAGTTCAGTCCGCCACTGGGTCTGTTCGGCCGGATCAAGCTTGAGCATAAAGGTGAGCACAAAGGCAGTCTTGACTTGAAAAAGGCGGGAATCTTTGCCCTGACCCAGGGGGTTAGTCTTTTAACACTGCTACACCGCAGCATGGGTGGTACCACCTGGGACAAACTGGGCTGGCTACGTCAGGACAGTCAGATTTCCAAAGATGACCTGAACAGCATTGAAGAGGCATTCAGCCTGCTGGTACGGCTACGTCTGATGGTGCAGCTTGATGCCGTTGCAGCCGGAAAGACACCGGACAACTTCTGCGATCCGAGTCTGCTGAGCAACCGGGAGCAGGAACAGCTGCGCACGGCTTTAAAAGCGGTCAACCTGATGCTGCAGATACTCAAGGACACCTTTCAGCTGGACCTGTTACGAATCTGA
- the nhaA gene encoding Na+/H+ antiporter NhaA, producing MQRLKEFYEQESFTGILLMLVTIAALLLKNSPLAEVYNSFLHTPVAVQFGALKIAKPLLLWINDGLMAVFFLLVGLEVKRELIRGNLSSWNQAALPVIAAIGGMLVPALIYVGFNHQEPASLHGWAIPTATDIAFALGILSLLGNRVPASLKIFLLALAIIDDLGAIVIIALFYTSDLSLASIAVASVTLLALFALNRFGVERRAAYILLGAVLWVSVLKSGVHATLAGVALAFMIPLETRSAKTGKKALAAQLEHDLHPWVSFMILPLFAFVNAGIDLRGLSLNQLATPVPLGIMLGLFIGKQVGVFGFSWLAIKSGLARLPATSNWRQLYGVCLMTGIGFTMSLFIDSLAFTDDAIYQYADKLAIVLGSLLSGVAGYLVLRFGPSTRQT from the coding sequence ATGCAACGACTCAAGGAATTTTACGAACAAGAATCATTCACCGGCATCCTGTTGATGCTGGTCACAATAGCGGCCCTGCTGCTGAAAAACTCTCCCCTTGCCGAGGTCTACAACAGTTTTCTGCACACACCGGTAGCTGTTCAGTTCGGGGCCTTGAAGATTGCCAAGCCACTGCTGCTCTGGATCAATGACGGCCTGATGGCTGTTTTCTTCCTGCTGGTGGGGCTTGAGGTCAAGCGCGAACTGATCCGGGGCAACCTCTCTTCCTGGAATCAAGCGGCCCTGCCGGTCATTGCCGCCATTGGCGGTATGCTGGTGCCGGCCCTGATCTATGTCGGCTTCAATCACCAAGAACCAGCATCCCTGCATGGCTGGGCCATCCCCACGGCAACCGACATCGCCTTTGCCCTGGGTATCCTGTCGTTATTGGGTAACCGGGTGCCGGCTTCATTGAAGATATTCCTGCTGGCGCTGGCAATTATTGACGATCTGGGCGCCATTGTGATCATCGCCCTCTTCTATACCTCTGACCTATCACTGGCTTCCATTGCCGTTGCCTCAGTCACCTTGCTGGCCCTGTTTGCACTCAACCGCTTTGGCGTAGAACGCAGGGCGGCCTATATCCTTTTGGGTGCCGTACTATGGGTCAGTGTGCTGAAATCCGGTGTCCACGCCACCCTGGCCGGCGTGGCACTGGCCTTCATGATTCCCCTTGAGACCCGTAGCGCAAAAACAGGCAAAAAGGCCCTGGCTGCCCAACTGGAACATGATCTGCACCCGTGGGTTTCGTTTATGATCCTGCCGCTGTTCGCCTTTGTGAATGCCGGGATTGACCTGCGCGGCCTGTCGCTGAACCAGCTGGCCACCCCGGTGCCGCTGGGGATCATGCTGGGGCTGTTCATTGGCAAGCAGGTCGGGGTCTTCGGGTTCAGCTGGCTTGCCATCAAAAGCGGGCTGGCACGCCTGCCGGCAACCAGTAACTGGCGCCAGCTGTATGGTGTCTGCCTGATGACCGGCATCGGCTTTACCATGAGCCTTTTCATAGACTCACTGGCCTTTACTGACGATGCTATCTACCAGTACGCAGATAAACTGGCGATTGTGCTGGGATCACTGTTATCCGGCGTAGCGGGCTACCTTGTGCTGCGTTTTGGACCTTCAACACGTCAGACCTGA
- a CDS encoding IclR family transcriptional regulator: MDRDKGAYSAQVVVKAIDLLEALASNERATTVPQLAKVLKMHRKKVLALLDTLEEKGLVDRDEQLGTYSLGLHSFSMAQRILKNANMIRIVHPVMESLARKHEAAVCFTVLDRDEVFFLDVVDSFQQVKATEMVGRRFPFFTNAAGKVIKSLSSLDLLERINGRRRKNPAVPNPELLQQELDEIRKKGVAIDVGGFGEGVCAVAVAIRDYGGKVVGALTMLVPAIRMVHERLEQEVIPSMLEGAELLSMKFGYVKMPA, encoded by the coding sequence ATGGATCGGGATAAGGGAGCATATTCAGCACAGGTGGTTGTTAAGGCAATAGACTTGCTGGAGGCCCTTGCATCCAATGAACGGGCAACGACAGTGCCGCAGCTGGCCAAGGTTTTGAAGATGCACCGTAAGAAGGTGCTGGCTTTGCTGGATACCCTGGAGGAAAAGGGGTTGGTAGACCGGGATGAACAGTTGGGGACCTATAGCCTGGGGCTGCATTCATTCAGCATGGCCCAGCGTATCCTGAAAAATGCAAATATGATCAGGATTGTACATCCGGTGATGGAATCTCTGGCCCGTAAGCACGAGGCTGCAGTCTGTTTTACCGTGCTTGACCGTGATGAGGTGTTCTTTCTGGATGTGGTTGATTCGTTTCAACAGGTTAAGGCCACTGAGATGGTGGGACGCCGCTTTCCGTTTTTTACCAATGCCGCCGGCAAGGTGATCAAATCGCTCAGTTCCCTTGATCTCTTGGAGCGGATTAACGGGAGGCGCAGAAAGAACCCGGCGGTACCCAACCCGGAGCTGCTGCAGCAGGAACTGGATGAAATCCGCAAAAAAGGTGTTGCCATTGACGTGGGCGGTTTTGGTGAAGGTGTCTGTGCCGTGGCTGTAGCTATTCGTGATTATGGCGGCAAGGTGGTTGGTGCTTTGACCATGCTGGTGCCAGCCATCCGGATGGTGCATGAACGACTTGAGCAGGAGGTGATCCCTTCAATGCTGGAGGGGGCTGAACTGCTTTCCATGAAATTCGGGTATGTCAAGATGCCCGCCTGA
- a CDS encoding DUF485 domain-containing protein, with product MAEQTYNWSAIAKNPKFIELHHKKTAFLFGWWIFSTIYYFLLPIGAAYAPGLFKIQILGRINFGYLFALSQFFVSWGLAMYYAHVANKDFDRLTKELVNELH from the coding sequence ATGGCGGAACAAACGTACAACTGGTCAGCGATAGCTAAAAATCCCAAGTTTATCGAACTGCACCACAAGAAAACAGCCTTCCTTTTCGGCTGGTGGATCTTCTCAACGATCTACTACTTCCTGCTTCCTATCGGAGCGGCCTATGCACCGGGTCTGTTCAAGATCCAGATCCTGGGCAGAATCAACTTTGGTTACCTGTTCGCGTTGTCGCAGTTTTTTGTGTCCTGGGGTCTGGCGATGTATTATGCCCATGTTGCCAACAAGGACTTTGACCGCTTGACCAAAGAGTTGGTCAACGAACTTCATTAG
- a CDS encoding efflux RND transporter permease subunit has protein sequence MGSFFIDRPVFAAVIAIIITLGGLVALKVTPIAQYPNIAPPTVQVSAFYPGATAEVIANTVAAPIEQQVNGVDGMSYMSSTSASSGNMSLTVTFEPGTDPDMAQVNVQNRVSQASALLPDVVSQQGVTVQKRSQSFMMVISVYSPDDRYDPVYLGNYANLYILDAIKRIPGANLSSMFPLPDVAMRIWLKPDRLAQLGLTAQDIATAIQQQNKAFGVGSIGQSPSPRGTQQTFVVTTKGMLSDPAEFENIIIRAASAGSALVRLKDVARAELGGKDYSVTTKVNGKKSVAIVVYQQPGANAIETSKQINKLLAGLKKSFPQGMEYKVVLDTSEFTDASIEKVVHTFFEAVVLVVLVVFLFLQSFRATFIPILAVPIAIVGTYMGILALGFSTNMLTLFGMILAIGLVVDDAIIVVENVEHNMATYGMTPMEAAKKAMSELTGALIAIVLVLGSVFLPVAFLGGMTGTLYKQFAVTIAISMVLSGVVALTLSPALAARILKPGHGEKKGFFKWFEDRFNRLTELYTSGVRWLINHRSIGLGLFCGVLALVLLLFRIVPGSFVPEEDQGYLFVGTMMPDASSLERTTAVSDRAVQFAQTNKAMGDITQINGYSLIDGSVKDNAGLLFAALKPYSEREGKGTDAASVQKDLGRKLHGIKEGVVFPINPPSIPGLGSTGGFEFYIQSKGGGSPQELEKITKQFVAETRKRKELSGVSTTFSASQQQLYLDVNRAQAELLGVPVSTVFETLQSYFGSAYVGQFLQYGRIWQVIQQSEPDYRDKPNDLTQIYVRSSSGSMIPLSAMATIRYVAGPSLLPRFNGFPASKLNGSQASGYSSGQAISAMEEVAGKVLPEGYGYSWSGQAFEEKKAGNTSTMAFAFGLIMVFLILAAQYEKWSLPVGVVLSVPFALCGALLFTWVRGLENDVYFQVGLVTLVGLSAKNAILIIEFAADNLKKGMEPAEAAIEAARLRLRPIVMTSLAFILGCVPMAIAHGAGANSLRAIGTGVIGGMLASTLVASFFVPLFFVLLESASGIFSRKKGVKALQEGGNDHA, from the coding sequence ATGGGAAGCTTTTTTATTGATCGCCCTGTCTTTGCTGCAGTGATTGCCATCATCATTACCCTGGGGGGGCTGGTTGCCCTCAAGGTTACGCCGATTGCTCAGTACCCTAATATTGCCCCTCCCACGGTGCAGGTCTCGGCCTTCTATCCCGGCGCCACTGCCGAGGTGATCGCCAATACGGTTGCTGCGCCGATCGAGCAGCAGGTCAACGGCGTGGATGGTATGAGCTACATGTCCTCCACCAGCGCCTCATCCGGTAACATGAGCCTGACCGTTACCTTTGAGCCGGGCACTGACCCGGATATGGCCCAGGTCAACGTACAGAACCGGGTCAGCCAGGCCTCTGCCCTGTTACCGGACGTGGTCAGCCAACAGGGGGTAACGGTCCAGAAACGCTCCCAGTCCTTTATGATGGTGATCAGCGTCTATTCCCCCGATGACCGCTATGATCCGGTTTACCTGGGTAACTATGCCAACCTGTATATCCTGGATGCCATCAAGCGGATTCCCGGCGCCAACCTTTCTTCCATGTTTCCCCTGCCGGATGTGGCGATGCGGATCTGGCTCAAGCCTGATCGCCTGGCCCAGCTGGGGCTGACAGCCCAGGATATTGCCACTGCCATCCAGCAGCAGAACAAGGCCTTTGGTGTCGGTTCCATCGGCCAGTCGCCTTCGCCCAGGGGAACCCAACAGACCTTTGTGGTCACCACCAAGGGGATGCTGTCTGACCCTGCCGAGTTTGAGAACATCATTATCCGTGCCGCGTCGGCAGGTTCTGCACTGGTACGGCTGAAGGATGTGGCCCGTGCCGAGCTGGGAGGCAAGGATTACTCCGTCACCACCAAGGTCAACGGTAAAAAGTCAGTTGCCATTGTGGTCTATCAGCAGCCCGGTGCCAATGCCATTGAAACCTCCAAGCAGATCAACAAACTGCTGGCAGGCCTGAAAAAGAGCTTCCCCCAGGGGATGGAGTACAAGGTGGTGCTGGATACCAGTGAGTTTACCGATGCCTCCATTGAAAAAGTGGTGCATACCTTCTTTGAGGCGGTGGTGCTGGTGGTGCTGGTGGTGTTTCTGTTTCTGCAGAGTTTCCGGGCCACCTTTATTCCTATCCTGGCGGTGCCGATTGCCATTGTCGGTACCTATATGGGGATACTGGCGCTGGGGTTCTCCACCAATATGCTGACCCTGTTCGGCATGATCCTGGCCATCGGCCTGGTGGTGGACGATGCCATCATTGTGGTGGAAAACGTTGAACATAACATGGCCACCTATGGCATGACCCCGATGGAGGCTGCCAAAAAGGCGATGTCAGAACTGACCGGCGCCTTGATCGCCATTGTACTGGTGCTGGGGTCGGTCTTTCTGCCGGTGGCCTTTCTAGGGGGGATGACCGGTACGCTCTACAAGCAGTTTGCGGTTACCATCGCCATCTCCATGGTACTTTCCGGCGTGGTGGCGCTGACCCTTTCACCAGCCCTGGCTGCACGGATTCTGAAGCCGGGGCATGGCGAGAAGAAGGGCTTCTTCAAGTGGTTTGAAGATCGCTTTAATCGCCTGACCGAACTGTACACCAGCGGGGTACGCTGGCTGATCAATCACCGCAGCATCGGCCTGGGGCTGTTCTGTGGTGTGCTGGCGTTGGTACTGCTGCTGTTCAGGATTGTTCCGGGCAGTTTTGTGCCGGAGGAGGATCAGGGCTATCTGTTTGTAGGCACCATGATGCCTGATGCCAGCAGCCTTGAACGGACCACGGCGGTCAGTGACCGGGCAGTGCAGTTTGCCCAGACCAACAAGGCCATGGGGGACATCACCCAGATTAACGGCTACAGCCTGATTGACGGTAGCGTCAAGGATAATGCCGGTCTGTTGTTTGCCGCGCTTAAGCCGTATAGTGAGCGGGAGGGGAAGGGAACTGACGCCGCAAGCGTGCAAAAGGATCTTGGCCGCAAACTGCATGGTATCAAAGAAGGGGTGGTCTTTCCGATCAATCCACCCTCCATTCCCGGTCTGGGCAGTACCGGCGGTTTTGAGTTCTATATCCAGAGCAAGGGGGGCGGCTCTCCCCAGGAACTGGAGAAAATCACCAAGCAGTTTGTTGCCGAGACCCGTAAGCGTAAAGAACTGTCCGGTGTCTCCACTACCTTCTCTGCCAGCCAGCAGCAGCTCTATCTTGATGTTAACCGGGCACAGGCAGAATTGCTGGGTGTGCCGGTATCCACGGTCTTTGAGACCCTGCAGTCATACTTCGGTTCTGCCTACGTGGGGCAGTTTCTGCAGTATGGCCGGATCTGGCAGGTCATCCAGCAATCTGAACCTGACTACCGTGATAAACCCAATGACCTGACCCAGATCTATGTCCGTTCAAGCAGTGGCAGTATGATCCCGCTTTCCGCCATGGCAACCATCAGATATGTGGCTGGTCCCAGCCTGTTGCCCCGCTTTAACGGCTTCCCGGCCTCCAAGCTGAACGGCAGCCAGGCATCAGGTTACAGCTCCGGTCAGGCCATCAGCGCCATGGAGGAGGTGGCCGGGAAGGTGCTGCCGGAGGGCTATGGCTATTCCTGGTCAGGTCAGGCCTTTGAAGAGAAAAAGGCCGGTAATACCTCAACCATGGCCTTTGCATTTGGTCTGATCATGGTCTTTCTGATTCTGGCTGCCCAGTATGAGAAATGGTCCCTGCCGGTGGGGGTGGTGCTGTCGGTCCCCTTTGCCCTTTGCGGTGCCCTGCTGTTTACCTGGGTACGTGGCCTGGAAAATGATGTCTACTTTCAGGTCGGCCTGGTGACCCTGGTGGGGCTGTCCGCCAAAAACGCCATCCTGATCATAGAATTTGCGGCTGATAACCTGAAAAAGGGGATGGAGCCGGCTGAAGCGGCCATTGAAGCAGCCCGGTTGCGTCTGCGCCCGATTGTGATGACCTCCCTGGCCTTTATTCTTGGCTGTGTACCGATGGCCATAGCCCACGGTGCCGGTGCAAACAGTCTGCGTGCCATCGGGACCGGTGTGATCGGCGGCATGCTGGCCTCCACCCTGGTGGCCTCCTTCTTTGTGCCGCTCTTCTTTGTGCTGCTTGAGTCAGCCAGCGGTATCTTCAGCCGTAAAAAGGGTGTCAAGGCCCTGCAGGAAGGGGGCAACGACCATGCGTAA
- a CDS encoding efflux transporter outer membrane subunit, with translation MRNFMFVTMLLLVCGCSVGPDYVRPDVKAPDQWNVEYKAAADLANTQWWKLFGDKVLDDLIETAVRGNLDLKSATAKVDQYLGVLDTTRSQYFPQISAGFNPGATHTGSSTTQSYQATVNATWELDLWGKIRRSSEAAQAQIVGSEAGRRAVIMTVVSNVASGYITLRGMDRQLEIARDTEKAYAESLKLFQLRFKYGTISQLELSQAESNYEAARQAIPSYESLVRQQENLISLLLGRAPGPIPRGKTIDELIPPGIPAGLPSLLLERRPDIIQAEQNLIAANAEIGVAKAAYFPKISLTGALGVSSGDISRLFVPGAGIWSAGAQLAQPLFNFGQTAGQVKQAEAQQQQALYQYQQTILTAFREVEDALIKTTKGREQLEAQRRQVASLSDYDRLARLQFEAGTSSYLQVLDADRSLFTGKLDKTKTHYDLLVSLISVYKAMGGGWVNEADKLQEPQKK, from the coding sequence ATGCGTAACTTCATGTTTGTTACAATGCTGCTGTTGGTGTGCGGCTGCAGCGTGGGGCCTGATTATGTCCGCCCTGACGTAAAGGCGCCTGACCAATGGAATGTGGAGTACAAGGCTGCTGCAGATCTGGCCAATACCCAGTGGTGGAAGCTGTTTGGCGACAAGGTGCTGGATGATCTGATTGAGACTGCAGTGCGGGGCAACCTGGACCTGAAGAGTGCCACAGCCAAGGTGGATCAGTATCTGGGGGTACTGGACACCACCCGTTCCCAGTACTTCCCGCAGATATCAGCAGGTTTCAATCCTGGGGCTACCCATACCGGCAGCAGTACCACCCAGAGTTACCAGGCCACGGTGAATGCCACCTGGGAGCTTGACCTGTGGGGCAAGATCAGGCGTTCCAGCGAGGCGGCCCAGGCCCAGATTGTGGGCAGTGAGGCTGGCCGTCGGGCGGTGATCATGACGGTGGTCTCCAACGTGGCCAGCGGCTACATCACCCTGCGGGGGATGGACCGCCAGTTGGAGATAGCCAGAGACACGGAAAAGGCCTATGCCGAGAGCCTGAAGCTGTTTCAGCTGCGTTTCAAGTACGGGACCATTTCGCAACTTGAACTGTCCCAGGCTGAATCCAATTATGAAGCTGCCCGTCAGGCCATACCCAGCTACGAATCACTGGTGCGCCAGCAGGAGAACCTGATCTCGCTTTTGTTGGGGCGTGCACCGGGCCCGATCCCGCGGGGCAAGACCATTGATGAACTGATCCCGCCCGGTATCCCGGCCGGCCTGCCGTCGCTGTTGCTGGAACGGCGTCCGGATATCATTCAGGCCGAGCAGAACCTGATTGCTGCCAATGCCGAGATCGGTGTTGCCAAGGCAGCCTACTTTCCCAAGATTTCACTGACCGGGGCATTGGGGGTGTCCAGTGGCGATATCAGCAGGCTGTTTGTGCCGGGGGCCGGCATCTGGTCTGCCGGTGCCCAACTGGCTCAGCCGCTCTTCAATTTCGGTCAGACCGCCGGACAGGTCAAGCAGGCCGAGGCCCAGCAGCAGCAGGCCTTGTATCAATACCAACAGACGATTCTGACCGCCTTCAGAGAGGTTGAAGATGCCCTGATCAAGACCACCAAGGGTAGGGAACAACTGGAGGCCCAGAGACGGCAGGTTGCCTCACTGAGCGACTATGACCGTCTGGCACGGCTGCAGTTTGAGGCCGGTACCTCAAGCTATCTGCAGGTCCTGGATGCTGATCGCTCACTGTTCACCGGCAAGCTGGACAAGACCAAGACTCACTATGACCTGCTGGTGTCGTTGATCTCCGTCTACAAGGCCATGGGGGGCGGCTGGGTAAACGAGGCGGATAAGCTGCAGGAGCCGCAGAAAAAATGA